The sequence CCCGTGTGTTGACCCCGTGTTGACCCCATGTTGACCACTGTGTTGACCCGTGTGTTGACCCCATGTTGACCCCTGTGTTGACTCCATGTTGACCCTGTGTTGACCCCATGTTGACCCGTGTGTTGACCCCATGTTGACCCCTGTGTTGACTCCATGTTGACCCCATGTTGACCCTGTGTTGACCCCATGTTGACCCCTGTGTTGACTCCATGTTGACCCCATGTTGAcctgtgtgttgacccctgtGTTGACCCCGTGCTctgcaggaggacccagagcgcCGGCCCCGAGCCTCTGAGGAGGCAGggctcctccaccagcagccgGCCCCCTCAGCCGCTCTCCCCCCAGGCCATCAAACACATCTGGGTCCGGACGGCTCTCTTCGAGAAGGTCCTGGACCAGCTGGTGCAGTACATCGTGGACAACTCCAGGTGACCCGCTGGGGCGCCGTCACCTACGTGtggccttctcctcctctggtgcAACCAGGAGGTTCCCAGTCGCCGTTATCTCCGTTAGCTGCTATCCTTCCGGTTATCCAGTCGccgttagctccgttagctgctATCCTTCCGGTTATCCAGTCGccgttagctccgttagctgctATCCTACCGGTTACCCAGTAGtcgttagctccgttagctgctATCCTTCCGGTTGCCCAGTAGtcgttagctccgttagctgctATCCTTCTGGTTGCCCAGTAGtcgttagctccgttagctgctATCCTTCCGGTTACCCAGTAGtcgttagctccgttagctgctATCCTTCCGGTTACCCAGTAGtcgttagctccgttagctgctATCCTTCCGATTACCCAGTAGtcgttagctccgttagctgctATCCTTCTGGTTACCCAGTAGtcgttagctccgttagctgctATACTTCTGGTTACCCAGTAGtcgttagctccgttagctgctATCCTTCTGGTTACCCAGTAGTCGTTAGCTCCATTAGCTGCTATCCTTCTGGTTACCCAGTAGtcgttagctccgttagctgctATCCTTCTGGTTACCCAGTAGTcattagctccgttagctgctATCCTTCCGGTTACCTAGTAGTCGTTAGCTCCATTAGCTGCTATCCTTCCGGTTACCTAGTAGtcgttagctccgttagctgctATCCTTCTGATTACCCAGTAGTCGTTATCTCCGTTAGCTGCTTATCCTTCCGGTTACCCAGTAGtcgttagctccgttagctgctATCCTTCTGGTTACCCAGTAGtcgttagctccgttagctgctATCCTTCTGGTTACCCAGTAGtcgttagctccgttagctgctATCCTTCTGGTTACCCAGTAGtcgttagctccgttagctgctATCCTTCCGGTTACCTAGTAGtcgttagctccgttagctgctATCCTTCTGATTACCCAGTAGTCGCTATCTCCGTTAGCTGCTATCCTTCCGGTTACCCAGTAGtcgttagctccgttagctgctATCCTTCTGGTTACCCAGTAGtcgttagctccgttagctgctAGCCTTCCAGTTCCCAGTCATCGTTAGCTGCTAGCCTTCTTTGCAATGCAGCTATGAGTTTAATaacgtgtttgttttgttttctttctgcagCAAATACTACGAGAGGGAAGCTCTGATGCATGACACGGTGTTTGGCCCCATCTTGGCTACCCTGCTGGGTGagcccacccacacacacacacacacacacacacacttaatgtggATGAATCCACGGGTTAAAGAGGTCCCTCCCGTTTTAGTAACATGTTTATAGATTAAAGTGCATTTGTTGGTTGGAATTTGTTGACATTAagaggaataaatgaataaaatcggACTTCTTAAATAGAAATAATACAAACGAAGGATAAAAACTTAATTTTTAAGATGAGTCCATCTGTAGGGTTTgtgcaacatttttttaaatgcctttattctaaaaatgtatttaaaacgcAACGTTTTCATCAGTTTTAAATGTTTCCGTGTCAAAAGAATCTGTTTTCAAGGCTGACTTCTgtctttgagagagagagatgattgcctgtgataaataaaaaaattataaagtaTAAAAAGTGTGGGGACCCATAACAGATCCCTGGGGTTCTCCACTCTGAGTCTTTTTTTCCTCGTAGCTTTTCTGCCAAATTTCATATCCCATAATCCTCCAACCTTCTCAATAATATTTGTGAGCTTGTATCAGTGAGCTATAGTTCCCCTTGAAGCTGTGAAATGTGACAGATGCATGTGGTGGAAAATATGCCTCTTTCCTATTGAGTCGATCCAAAATgtctaatatttaaaataaatgaaacaaaacacaGTGGAAACCTTTATACCGACGAGCAGGCTCACGCTGTGCCTGTGCTGTGTTCCAGTGGGGCCCTGTGCTCTGGAATACACCAAACTGAAGACGTCGGATCACTTCTGGACCGACCCCTCGGCCAACGAGCTCGTTCAGCGCCACCGGATCCACGGCGCCCACCGGGGCCAAGACACCTCGGCCGGCCGGCGGCCCGCTCTCGGGGTGAGGGCGGAGggttttagtatatatatatatatatatgcatatatatatatatatatatacatgttgccttaaagaaccatttttaaggttctttgggaCACCTTCATTTGTCCGTGTGCAGCTTGTGTTGTGAGAACTTTTAAAAGgaggttcctctcctcctccagatccGTAAGAGGCAGTCGAGCGGCAGCATGTCGGAGGACCGCTTCGCCGCGTCGGCGCGGGAGTACGTGGAGTCTCTCCACCAGAACTCCAGGACGCACCTCCTGTACGGGAAGAACAACGTGCGGGTGCAGCCGGTACGACCAGGAACAGTTGAACAGGAGACCAAAGCTACATCTCTAACTTTAGGATTCAacattgtatatatgtatatatatttatatatttatttatattttctccgGACCTTAAGAAGTATAAAAGCCTAGAAACATGCAGCACGACAGACACAGGAACAGCAAATGATGGATATTTGCGTCCATTATagtgctacacacacacgcacacgcacacacacacacacactcacacgcacacactcacacgcacacacacacgcacacacacacacacacactcacacgcacacactcacacgcacacacacacacacacacacacacgcacacacacacacacacacacacgcacacacacgcacacgcacacacacgcacacacacacgcacacacacacgcacacacacacacgcacacacacgcacacacacacacacacacacacgcacacacacgcatacacacacacacacacacacacacacacgcacacacacacacacgcacacacgcacacacacacacacgcacacacgcacacacacgcacacacacacacacacgcacacacgcacacacacacacacacgcacacatgcacacacatgcacacacacacacacacacacacacacacacacgcacacgcacgcacgcacacacacacacacacacacacagacacacacacacagatacacacacacatacacacacacacacagacacacacacacacacagacacacacacacacacacacacacacacacacacacacacacacacacacacacacacacacacacacagacacacacacacacacacacacacacacacacacacacacacacacacacacacacacacacacagacacacacacagacacacacacagacacacacacagacacacacacagacacacacacagacacacacacacacacacacacacacacacacacacacacaccccccacacacagtaTTGTGTACCTGTGAATGAAAGCTGCCAAGTAGCTGCAACACGTTTGTCCTCGAAAACTTGGGAAGAGAAACAACGCTCAGGATGAGTGCACGAGCATGCTAACGGCGAGCGCGCTAACGATGAGCACGTTAACACCGTGCACGCTAACGACGAGCACGCTAACGGCGAGCGCGCTAACGATGAGCACGCTAACACCGTGCACGCTAACGACGAGCACGCTAACGTCGAGCACGCTAACGTCGAGCGCGCTAACGATGTGCACCCAAACACCGTGCTCGTTTTCTCAAACAATTTGAACAACAAatcccaaataaaaaaacatttgtacaacttagtatatattttttaactatAACTTTTTATGTTGTTCACTTGGCAATTAGAAATAGTACAAAATGTTGTTCCATTTCTTTTGAGCATTTCAGAGATGGTATCAATGTTCACAAAGATCTGAAAGTCTCACagcatttgtttttgtaaatgtttttatcatgtcctctcttcttctcttctcttcctcctctctacctcctcctctcttcttctcttctcttcctcctctcctcctcctcctctcttcctctccggcAGAAGAAGGACATGGAGGTGTTGCGCGGCTACCTGTCGCTCCACCAGGCCGGTGATAACCTGACCCTGAAGTGGACGCCCAACCAGCTCATCAACGGCACGCTGGGCAACTGCGACCTGGAGAAGAGGTGAAACACCCAATATGGAGTTATAGATCATGTATTGATGATTTATTGGCATTCAGATGACTCCTCTGAAGCCTCACTTTACCCCTTTGTTTCACCCCCAGGTTAGAATAAGTTATTTATTACAGGTATTTTATTATTCAACATGACAATTCAACTATTCGAGTAtattgatttacattttttttaaatcccgaGATTTGAGTAGTTAAcaatttttattacattttttccaaCAGGTATTTTTAATTATTGGACATGAGAATTCAACTAGTATACTAGTTGAAATTAAACATTAGGTTTACAGATTTAAGAAAACAAATTTCAAACaggtatttttattatttggcATGAAGCTAGtttttattatacattttatttaaaataatttctttgtctattttttacattttgttaatttaatttttttatatatttgaattCATTGAgatatacagtttatatatatactgtatatatatataattttttcattgacatattttatttttttaccaggATTTATTGTTCCACATTCGATTTTCTAAAaggatatattttttattcatatcaatactAACACGTTTGTGCATCTCTGTCAGTATCTACTGGGACTACGCTCTGACTGTGCCTCTGCACCAGATCGTCTGCATCCACTGTCACCAACGCCGTGAGTATGATGCTgctttcccacaatgcatcagtcGCACTCCATCACCGTCGGTTGAGAGCATTCTGTCGTATCGATTAAAGTGTATATTTTCAGTTAATGTACATCATTCATCTCGGTGACCTTTTATCTGCTCTCCTTTTAGATCCTTCTGTTACAGTTTAGAGATCAAGAACTCGATATTTTTTCCTATCTCGCCCTTTTCCTTCTAGCTGATTGTGGCGGCACGTTGGTTCTGGTCAGTCAGGATGGAATCCAGCGGCCGCCTCTCCACTTCCCCCCCGGTGGTCACCTGCTGGCTTTCCTCTCCTGCCTGGAAACGGGCCTTTTACCGCGGGGTCAGCTGGAGCCCCCCCTGTGGTCCCAGAAAGGCAAGGTGAGTGTGACCTGGGAGTCAAAATgtcgcaaaaagaaaaaaaacattcggTACATATTATTTCTAAATGATAAAGTATAAAAAAGTGTGGGGACCCATAACAGATCCCTGGGGTACTCCAGAAAAACTAAAAACCCTTGAATACGTTTGTTTCTCAAGGGAAAAGTGTTCCCTaaactgaagaagaggagcagcaacGCCCGCCTCCTTGACCAGGACGGGAACGGCGAGGAGCAGACGGCCGCCGACTACGTGTTCCGCATCGTGTACCCCGGGTACCGCCAGGACGCCAGTAAGTGACACCTCCGCGCCGCCGCGTGCCGAAGCGTCACCGAAGCCTCGCGAACAAAAAAATGAGAACCGTTGTATCCGCTTGATGTGTTTTTGCAAAAAAGCTGCGGGGAGGTGCGagtgtgcaccccccccccaccccccccacattGCTCCTCCCAAAAGGCCCCCCAGGGTGACACTGTTCTAACTGTGTTCTTTGTCGTCCCGCTGGCGCAAGCAGTCACCATAAACTACCACCACGCCACGGGCAGCCGTGCTCCGTCGCTGGACgacgacgaggaagaggaagaggaagataggCTCCATGCTATGATCTCAATGATCTGCTCGCGGAACCTCACAGACCCTAATGTCATGAAAGGTTTTTATCACCTTAACACACCCCACCCTGTTCCtgagaccccccccacccccgaccCACCCACCCGGCTTCAGATCTCCCTCCCGCATCCCTCCCATCATgcccacactctctctctctttctcctccctcccaacCCCCCCAGCTtcgtctgcgtgtgtgtgcgtgtgtgtgtgtctgtgtgtgtgtgcgtgtgtgtgtctgtgtgtgtgtgtgtgtcaggctgaGCCCAACAGTGTGGAGAGGCCGGGGTTGGCCGGCGTTCAGGGTTGTCTTAAAGTTGGAGCGTCTTCAGCCTCTGCGGCGCGACGCTTCTCGTACGTGAACTGAGTAAACTTACGAGAGGAACTTGAGTCGAATCCTCGCCGCTTGATTGGACCGTAGAGTTTAGCGCGAGCCACAGAGGACGCCTCCCTCACTTATTGTTGGATTAGGAGGACGAGGTCAAAGGGCgctgtgactcctctggttgtatagaagtctatgcgtcatgtgttaaagctgcattctctctcctgaccaccagggggcgactcctctggttgtatagaagtctatgcttcatgtgataaagctgcattctctctcctggccacctgggggctcctctggttgtatataagtctatatagtgactctacttctctcttgattccctcagtaaacattgtaaacatgagtttatgtctcagtctctagtttccagtcttcttctatacagcatgatgtcatcatttatactttatggttctgtagagtcacacagaccatgaagcagggggtgctttaggggcggagctacagggtgattgaccAAATATGTATACATCGTTTCTAAGTCACTCCTCCgcattccaaatatggtcacttcctgttcactggttgcaaaaaaaaaacaagatggcgacggcgaaATCCACTTGTCGTCGCTCCGGGCCTTGAAGCACTTTTGGGTTTCTGCCGCTTTGAGAATAAATTTTTTTGGggcacttttttatttcttttttatgctTTCATTTGTCTCTTGCAGCATGCGTGATCATTTCCTTTGCATGAACATGCAACCTTttaattcattgtgtattgaccTCTGTGTTTCTACGCCTTCGTGGTGCCTGTTGTTTtggtttctcttcttcttctctcttcctccgttgttcctcctcctgtttgTGCAGTCGTTTGCTGCAATGCTGTTCACTGTAATTCTTCACtaacctcctccccccccccctcccttccctctcATTATGGTCCTGTGGGGTTCCGCAGTAGTAGAGATGTGGAGTCTAGTCCTAAagtaaagagggggggggggtcacatgatGGTCTCGCTGCAGCAATTTTTCTGtttgcttatttatttattttcgttcttataatatctatttatttattttcgaggcgggggggggggttatcgaACAACCAAAGAAAGCGCAGCTTCATATTTATGACAGGTCATCAGCTCCAACCTGAAGAATTAAGGTGAAGAGCGTTTAttgaatgtttctgtgtgtttatgatttTGTAATTTTCCTCCCCTTCTGTGTGTctagttgtttttgttgtgtaagATGATTTCTTGTTCTGGCTTCATGCATCctgcacgccccccccccccccctcgtctccttctcttATCAGCTCCTTCACTTCCTCTGCTGCTGTCTCCTCTGGATGAACTGAACCAGCATGGCTTTCTCAACTgccccccctcctgtctcccccctctcctccttctctctctcctccccctgtctgtctcccccctctctttctcttctttctctccttcctctctccttcctctcctctctctctttctcctctctcttctctctctttctcatctcccctctcgctctcctcccctctctttctccttcccctcctccttttccacTTTTGGTTTCCTCTgcgcttgttttttttctcgaaCTCTCACATGAGTGTGTACAAACTTTCatccatctcctcatctcatGACTTATTGCATATATATtagagatatatatttatatatatatatatataaacatatgtatgtttctatatatatatatatatatatatatttatatatacaaacatatgtatgtatatatatacatacatacaaacatatgtatgtttttatatatatacatatgtatatttatatatataaacatatgtatatacatatatatatatacatatatatatatataaaaaaatatatatatatatgatacatggAAGTATGTATTTTTTGTTGAGCTGAGGTTCTGATGTCATGATATGTAAGAGAGTCGTGTTCATTCAGTCTCAGAGcactgagacccccccccccccttctctctctccccccctctggctTCAGACCACGGGGACATGATGGAGATGCAGGGTTTCGGAGGCGGCCCGTCGCCGTGGCGACAGGCCGAGGCGGCCACCCAGGAGCCGCCGTGCCCGTCCTGCTCCACGGTCGGCGCCGGCGCCGCGGCGTTCGGCTTCGCGGCGTTCGGCTGCACCTGCAACCACAACGGAGCCGACATCCACACGTACGTCCACCGCCAGTAACCACACATCACCAGAAAGATTACACCGCCGTTAATAGTTGATAACTTTGATGAAGTAATAATCAGATTACTTAATGCGTTGAAGAGGTTTGAGGTTTACTTCATTCTTATTCAAAGAAGTTTCTGTTCTTTCCTCCAGAATTCCTCTTAAGATGCTCTGCCAGAACATGAAGAGGCAGATCGTCTCCAGAGCCTTTTATGGATGTCAGTAAAGTATTCATACTTTCATTTTGTTTCTATACAATGATTGTGACATGAATTGTgcgtattatatatatatatatatacagatattatacatttatatgtattatatatgtatatatatttttatatataatatatatataattaactatataatatatatgtatatatatattataaatatatatatgatatatatatgatatgatataaatatgtataagtatgatatatatctatacagatattacatgtttatatgtatattatatgaatatatatgtttatataatatttaaaattataatataaattaataaatatatatatgatgtatatatatgatatatatttatatatacatatatataatatcatatatatgatatatatttgtatatgtgtttaaaatgttctgcCTGCAAAAAACAATAGCAACGTTTAGAGCACAATAGATTTAAAGTATTATGACCATAACGTGCAGCTCAATGAAGTACGTCTGCAAActgtaaataatgaataataataaactgcTGGGTAACATAATGCATTTATAGTGTGTATTGAAAGATTGTTTTTCAGAGGAGACCTTTTGTAATGACAGCATCAGTCTGAAGACTGTATTACAGTTTATTGAGCCCACCATAATTAGAAAAATGCAGCTTTAGTTATTAAATGAAAGCAGGTTTACAAATATTCATACAACACTATCGGCACATAAATGAGTTTGAAAAACCAAATAGGCCGAAATGCAACATAACTTTGAATGTGTAATGTCTGTAAATAGGGATTTAAAGACTGTTCTCATTTAGGCAGCAAtctcctgttctctcctgaccaccagggggcgactcctctggttgtatagaattctatgcttcatgtgtttaagctgcattctctctcctgaccaccagggggctcctctggttgtatagaagtatatgcttcatgtgttaaagctgcaatctctcaactgaccaccagggggcgactcctctggttgtatagaagtatatatagTGActttacttctctcttgatgtattccctcagtaaacatgagatGAAAATTGATGTCTCTAGTTTCAGTTCAGtgatggtcacttcctgttcgccgagtgcaaaaaaaacccaagatgGCAACCACCGAAAAGCTGAACTCAtcccgtgtgtttgtgtctgtcccACCAGGGCTGGCCTACTGCCGTCACCTGTCCACCGTGCGGACTCACCTGTCGGCGCTGGTCAACCACAGCATTGTGCCCCCGGAGGCGGCCGGGGGCCTCAGCAAGGAGGTGTGGAGCAAGTACCAGAAAGACTGCAAGGTGGGTTCAACTGCATGTAGAtcagtagcccccccccccccctctcttcgaGTCGCTCCTTCTTCCTGCCGTCACCTTGTCTCGTCCTTCTTGTTTCCCGTTGCAGAACTACAAGGAGCTGGAGCTGCTGAGGCTGGTTTATTACGGCGGCGTGCAGCACGACATCAGGAAGGAGGTGTGGCCTTTCCTGCTGGGCCACTACAAGTTTGGCATGGGCAAGAAGGACATGAGCCAGGTGCGACCGGACGCCGTCTTCTTAGCGTGAACGAAGCACACGTGCGATTTTTAAAAAGacgaaatgttttttttcttcccccgtgCGAAGATTGACGCGAAGATCAGCGAGCGCTACCAGCAGGTGAAGCGTGAGTGGAAGGCCTGCGAGGTGATCGTCaagcagagggagaaggagatgcAGTCGGCCATCTTCGCCAAGCTCTCGTCGGGCAGCAGCATCGACAGCCACGTCCTGCGACTCGTCCACAGAGACTCCACGCTCAGCAACGAGGTGAGCAGCGCCCCGCAGCGTGGCAACCGCAGCGTGGCAGATGGATCACCATGCTGTGGTTTCCTGTGTGATCCCACGTCCCTCCTGCAGGTGTTCATGTCTGTGGACGAGCCGGACGCAGGCAGCCAGGAGACCCCCAGCGGAGAGGACGGCACCCCCACCATGACCGCCCTGGTGGCCCCCGCCGCCCAGCCCCCGGAggagcgccctctggtggagttCGACTCCCCCGACTCGGGCCTCCCCTCCTCCAGGAACTACTCGGTGACCTCCGCCCATTCCCAGATCCTGTCCAGCATCGACGACGGTCAGagcacggaggaggagggggtcggCGGGGAGGAGGGCCGGACCCCGGGCCTGCTGCCGGGGGGCTGCGTGGGTCCTCTGACGGAGGACCGGCTGTGCAGCCAGCTGGACAAACTGCTGACCGGCGGAGCGGCGGCAGGGACCGTGTCGCCGTCGCTCTCCTCGTATACGGTGCGTCGCGCTCGGTGTCGATTGGACCGTGAGAGTTCCACCTGCTCATGTCGCCCGCCGTGTTTCTCCGTCGTGCAGATCGAGCTGCTGGACACGGTCGCCCTGAACCTGCACCGGATAGACAAAGACGTGCAGCGCTGCGACCGCAACTACTACTACTTCACCCCGGCCAACCTGGAGAAACTACGCAACATCATGTGCAGGTGTTTAGAGAACTACAcccttaaaataataatatatatatatttgtatttatatgtgtattttaatatatacagtatgtgtgtatttatatatgtatatatatttatttatacagtatatgtgcatttatttatgtatataaatgtatatatatttatatgtatgtatatatttagatatatatgtgtatttatattaattaatttatgtatatgtatctattatatatatatatacatgtatttatatagagagagaaatgtatgtatacgtgtgtgtgtatataaatacaaatatttatttatatttattttaatgtatctatttatatgtatatatttattaatataaatatgtatttatatgtatatatttatgtatatacatgcgtatttatatataaataaataactatacatatttatataaataaacatatatttatttatatatttatatatgaatatgtatatatttatttatatagaaatatatatgtatttatttatatatttatctatatatatagataaatacgtctatatatctatttatttatatatatgtatatatttatttatatatatttttttacctgactgaaaatatagaatataaaatataaactgATTTGGCTCCCGTTTGTCCTGCAGCTATGTGTGGGAGCATCTAGAGGTCGGCTACGTTCAGGGGATGTGTGACCTGCTGGCGCCGCTCATGGTCATCCTGGACGATGGTGAGAACCAACAATCACCTTCCTCTTTATGTGTACATTATTACTTGTAAATACCACGGATGGAAAAATACTTCCAGCTTTCGTCCACAGGGGCCCCCAGATCCACACAATAGGTTTTAATGCGTGACAATGAAGTGTGGTTACACGTCAATGGAGCTGTAGGCCGGCTCACTTAGAGTCTTAGGCGAGGGTTTGAAGGTGGAGCGAGAGGTTTGAAGGTGGAGCGAGGGGTTTGAAGGTGGAGCGAGGGGTTTGAAGGTGGAGCGAGGGGTTTGAAGGTGGAGGTCTTTGAGTGCTCTCCGGTTGGCTCCTCCCTCAGAGTGCCTGGCCTTCAGCTGCTTCACTCagctgatgaagaggatgacTCAGAACTTCCCCAACGGAGGAGCCATGGACACTCACTTCGCCAACATGAGGTCCCTGATCCAGgtgacgggtgtgtgtgtgtgtctgtctgtgtgtgtgtgtgtgtgtgtgtgtgtgtgtctatgtgtgtgtgtgtgtgtgtgtgcccattgACGTTCTCTCCTGATCTCAGATCCTGGACTCGGAGCTGTTCGAGCTCATGCAGCAGAACGGAGACTACACTCACTTCTACTTCTGCTACCGCTGGTTCCTGCTGGACTTCAAGAGGGGTGAGCTTCACCTCATCGTGCATCCTGACGACAACTAAAGGTTGAACGTCAGCAATTTAATTTGGCTGCTGTGTGAGGCTAGGTGCCCCCTTTTTCTCTCGGGGCGTCCCTCAGGGTTCAGTTCCAGGTCCTCTACATATACAAGTATAAAAGTGCATGACTTTTACTCGTATTGAAGTATTTCTGCACCGCTGTATTAATACttttatcgtgtgtgtgtgtgtgtgtgtgtgtgtgtgcagagctcCTGTACGAGGACGTGTTTGCGGTGTGGGAGGTGATCTGGGTCTCTTCCAGGATCTCCTCGCAGCACTTCGTCCTCTTCCTGGCTCTGGCCCTCGTCACAGTTTACCGTGAGATCATCGTGGACAACAACATGGACTTCACGGACATCATCAAGTTCTTCAACGGTGAGGAACACGCGTCACGGTTTGGGGTCCACAGCTCAAAGCGGACTCGTTCCTGAAGTGTCGTTGAACCGTGTGTCTGATCCCCAGAGATGGCCGAGCGGCACGACGTGCAGCACATCCTGAAGGTCGCGCGTGAGCTGGTGCACAAAGTCCAGTCTCTGATGGACAACAAGTGActctagaggaggaggaggaggaggaggaagaggaggaggaggaggaggaggtctctcCCTATCATCCCTTCAGAAAGATCAAGAGTGTTCCTAGGCCTCCACCTCAGCCTAGACTCCTCCCAGCCCAGGTGGGAGtcagtttgtttacattttatctTCACGTGGAATGCCCATGGTGTCCGTACAGACATGTGGATTTGTCTGCATGCTCGTGAGTTTGATCCCACTTTCAACACATCCtcgacccccccctccccccccagtcCTTCA comes from Pseudoliparis swirei isolate HS2019 ecotype Mariana Trench chromosome 20, NWPU_hadal_v1, whole genome shotgun sequence and encodes:
- the sgsm2 gene encoding small G protein signaling modulator 2 isoform X2 — its product is MEGSTVEDHKEKLLWTVKREVKQVMEEAVTKKFVHEDSSHIVALCTAIEACLGHLLKRRAAGFLRSDKIAALFTKVGKVCDTAGDVCRKVQEQLQQQAELRRTQSAGPEPLRRQGSSTSSRPPQPLSPQAIKHIWVRTALFEKVLDQLVQYIVDNSSKYYEREALMHDTVFGPILATLLVGPCALEYTKLKTSDHFWTDPSANELVQRHRIHGAHRGQDTSAGRRPALGIRKRQSSGSMSEDRFAASAREYVESLHQNSRTHLLYGKNNVRVQPKKDMEVLRGYLSLHQAGDNLTLKWTPNQLINGTLGNCDLEKSIYWDYALTVPLHQIVCIHCHQRPDCGGTLVLVSQDGIQRPPLHFPPGGHLLAFLSCLETGLLPRGQLEPPLWSQKGKGKVFPKLKKRSSNARLLDQDGNGEEQTAADYVFRIVYPGYRQDANHGDMMEMQGFGGGPSPWRQAEAATQEPPCPSCSTVGAGAAAFGFAAFGCTCNHNGADIHTIPLKMLCQNMKRQIVSRAFYGWLAYCRHLSTVRTHLSALVNHSIVPPEAAGGLSKEVWSKYQKDCKNYKELELLRLVYYGGVQHDIRKEVWPFLLGHYKFGMGKKDMSQIDAKISERYQQVKREWKACEVIVKQREKEMQSAIFAKLSSGSSIDSHVLRLVHRDSTLSNEVFMSVDEPDAGSQETPSGEDGTPTMTALVAPAAQPPEERPLVEFDSPDSGLPSSRNYSVTSAHSQILSSIDDGQSTEEEGVGGEEGRTPGLLPGGCVGPLTEDRLCSQLDKLLTGGAAAGTVSPSLSSYTIELLDTVALNLHRIDKDVQRCDRNYYYFTPANLEKLRNIMCSYVWEHLEVGYVQGMCDLLAPLMVILDDECLAFSCFTQLMKRMTQNFPNGGAMDTHFANMRSLIQILDSELFELMQQNGDYTHFYFCYRWFLLDFKRELLYEDVFAVWEVIWVSSRISSQHFVLFLALALVTVYREIIVDNNMDFTDIIKFFNEMAERHDVQHILKVARELVHKVQSLMDNK
- the sgsm2 gene encoding small G protein signaling modulator 2 isoform X1, whose translation is MLGGQQHNGSRSRVKTDRFLRDVNHFLLSGLAVKQVMEEAVTKKFVHEDSSHIVALCTAIEACLGHLLKRRAAGFLRSDKIAALFTKVGKVCDTAGDVCRKVQEQLQQQAELRRTQSAGPEPLRRQGSSTSSRPPQPLSPQAIKHIWVRTALFEKVLDQLVQYIVDNSSKYYEREALMHDTVFGPILATLLVGPCALEYTKLKTSDHFWTDPSANELVQRHRIHGAHRGQDTSAGRRPALGIRKRQSSGSMSEDRFAASAREYVESLHQNSRTHLLYGKNNVRVQPKKDMEVLRGYLSLHQAGDNLTLKWTPNQLINGTLGNCDLEKSIYWDYALTVPLHQIVCIHCHQRPDCGGTLVLVSQDGIQRPPLHFPPGGHLLAFLSCLETGLLPRGQLEPPLWSQKGKGKVFPKLKKRSSNARLLDQDGNGEEQTAADYVFRIVYPGYRQDANHGDMMEMQGFGGGPSPWRQAEAATQEPPCPSCSTVGAGAAAFGFAAFGCTCNHNGADIHTIPLKMLCQNMKRQIVSRAFYGWLAYCRHLSTVRTHLSALVNHSIVPPEAAGGLSKEVWSKYQKDCKNYKELELLRLVYYGGVQHDIRKEVWPFLLGHYKFGMGKKDMSQIDAKISERYQQVKREWKACEVIVKQREKEMQSAIFAKLSSGSSIDSHVLRLVHRDSTLSNEVFMSVDEPDAGSQETPSGEDGTPTMTALVAPAAQPPEERPLVEFDSPDSGLPSSRNYSVTSAHSQILSSIDDGQSTEEEGVGGEEGRTPGLLPGGCVGPLTEDRLCSQLDKLLTGGAAAGTVSPSLSSYTIELLDTVALNLHRIDKDVQRCDRNYYYFTPANLEKLRNIMCSYVWEHLEVGYVQGMCDLLAPLMVILDDECLAFSCFTQLMKRMTQNFPNGGAMDTHFANMRSLIQILDSELFELMQQNGDYTHFYFCYRWFLLDFKRELLYEDVFAVWEVIWVSSRISSQHFVLFLALALVTVYREIIVDNNMDFTDIIKFFNEMAERHDVQHILKVARELVHKVQSLMDNK